In Vibrio sp. FE10, the following are encoded in one genomic region:
- the menB gene encoding 1,4-dihydroxy-2-naphthoyl-CoA synthase, which yields MAKTVGITEEELYAAVNWRDESSQFEDIQYHKSDDGIAKITIARPQVHNAFRPQTVKEMINALADARYDEKVGVIILTGLGEKAFCSGGDQSIRGDYGGYQDDSGTHHLNVLDFQRQIRTCPKPVIAAVSGWAVGGGHVLHMMADLTIAAENAQFGQTGPKVGSFDGGWGASYMARIVGQKKAREIWFLCRFYDAQEALDMGLVNTVVPVADLEKETVRWCREVLQHSPMALRCLKAALNADCDGQAGLQELAGNATMMFYMTEEGQEGRNAFNEKRRPDFDKFPRNP from the coding sequence ATGGCTAAAACAGTAGGCATCACAGAAGAAGAACTTTACGCAGCAGTTAACTGGCGCGATGAAAGCAGTCAATTTGAGGATATTCAGTACCACAAGTCTGACGACGGTATTGCGAAAATCACGATTGCTCGTCCTCAAGTCCACAATGCGTTCCGTCCACAAACCGTAAAAGAGATGATCAATGCACTGGCTGATGCTCGTTATGACGAGAAGGTTGGCGTAATCATTTTGACGGGTCTTGGTGAGAAGGCGTTCTGTTCTGGTGGTGACCAAAGTATTCGTGGTGACTACGGCGGCTATCAAGATGATTCAGGTACACACCACCTGAACGTACTTGATTTCCAACGTCAAATTCGTACTTGTCCAAAACCAGTTATCGCAGCGGTATCGGGTTGGGCAGTCGGTGGTGGTCATGTTCTTCACATGATGGCAGACCTTACAATCGCAGCTGAAAACGCACAGTTTGGTCAGACGGGTCCTAAAGTAGGCTCATTCGACGGCGGTTGGGGTGCTTCTTACATGGCTCGTATCGTTGGCCAAAAGAAAGCGCGTGAAATCTGGTTCTTGTGTCGTTTCTACGATGCTCAAGAAGCATTGGACATGGGCTTAGTAAACACAGTGGTACCTGTTGCTGATCTAGAAAAAGAAACTGTTCGTTGGTGTCGTGAAGTGCTTCAACACAGCCCAATGGCGCTGCGTTGCTTGAAAGCGGCACTCAATGCTGACTGTGATGGCCAAGCCGGTCTTCAAGAGTTGGCGGGTAACGCCACTATGATGTTCTACATGACAGAGGAAGGCCAAGAAGGTCGCAATGCGTTTAACGAGAAACGTCGACCTGATTTCGATAAATTCCCGCGTAATCCATAG
- the menC gene encoding o-succinylbenzoate synthase: protein MNSVNSQRHAKLYRYQLPMDSGVVLRDNKLSERIGYIIQLECDGKTGFGDVAPLPGFSLEDAEQAGIQLQHELELWSHNNPQTPFDELYPSVAFGFSMAMMELRGDLNAEGNYQAAPLCTGDPDELIPVLNEMKGEKVAKVKVGLYEAIRDGMLVSLFLESIPDLTLRLDANRAWKPEKAKQFIKYIAPSLRQRISFIEEPCQKPEDSLAFAIDHGVAIAWDETLQEAVRSPEFNLSDLTGVKAVVIKPTLIGSVERCVAIIERAQQLGIKPVLSSSIESSLGLTQIARLAQQYLPNEVPGLDTIGLYQQQLEVSWPGCKLPVSTLEQQQLIWSS, encoded by the coding sequence ATGAACTCAGTGAATTCTCAGCGTCACGCGAAACTCTACCGTTATCAATTACCTATGGATAGTGGTGTAGTACTTCGTGATAATAAGTTGAGCGAACGAATTGGTTACATTATCCAACTTGAGTGTGATGGTAAAACTGGTTTTGGTGACGTTGCGCCTCTACCTGGTTTTAGCCTAGAAGATGCCGAGCAAGCCGGTATTCAACTGCAACACGAACTAGAGCTTTGGAGCCACAATAACCCTCAAACGCCTTTTGATGAGTTATATCCTTCTGTTGCCTTCGGTTTTTCGATGGCGATGATGGAACTACGCGGCGATCTTAACGCAGAAGGTAACTACCAAGCTGCGCCTTTGTGTACAGGCGACCCTGATGAGTTGATCCCTGTGCTCAATGAGATGAAAGGCGAGAAGGTTGCTAAGGTAAAAGTTGGCCTTTATGAAGCGATCCGTGATGGCATGCTGGTGAGCTTATTCCTTGAATCGATTCCTGATTTAACCTTAAGGCTTGATGCTAACCGTGCATGGAAGCCAGAAAAGGCTAAGCAGTTCATCAAGTACATTGCGCCTTCACTGCGTCAACGTATTAGCTTTATTGAAGAACCTTGTCAGAAGCCAGAAGACAGCTTGGCATTTGCCATTGACCATGGCGTTGCGATTGCATGGGATGAGACACTACAAGAAGCGGTAAGAAGCCCTGAGTTTAATCTCAGCGACCTTACGGGTGTTAAAGCGGTAGTGATTAAACCAACTCTAATTGGTTCGGTAGAACGTTGTGTCGCTATCATTGAACGCGCGCAGCAACTTGGTATCAAACCAGTACTAAGTTCAAGCATAGAGTCGAGCCTTGGCTTAACTCAGATTGCTCGATTGGCACAACAATACTTGCCTAATGAAGTCCCAGGACTTGATACAATTGGCTTGTATCAGCAACAGCTAGAAGTCTCTTGGCCGGGTTGTAAGCTTCCTGTTTCTACTCTTGAACAGCAGCAATTGATTTGGTCTTCTTAG
- the menE gene encoding o-succinylbenzoate--CoA ligase — protein MMRPQSIHHPLWVQWAQKNPHQTALVTPDWAYTWLQVSVLVSEYQQQLSHQGLCEGDVLTIVGKNQAEVIPVYLAALNLGVVCAFTMPQPKARLTQKLESLYGQPDRRYLWLLDSCGLDPYDAVDLKTILVTLPCLNEVKVDGDNRPVATSENPNFNPQFLASIVFTSGSTGNPKAVAHTLQQHLCSAQGLLDVFCFEQADTWLLSLPMYHVSGLAIVHRWLVAGGCIKIGQGKLETDIEGCSHASLVATQLHRLLQSKQALTLTHVLLGGSHIPEVLGLEAQQMGIETWLGYGMTEAASTVTAKPVDGTKTAGFVLDQRQLKIEDQRIYIGGNTLASGYYYQGDLTPLVDEQGWFDSKDLGEWDGEQVSIIGRADNQFISGGENIHCEEIERALNQLPEVKQAFVVPVEDSEFGFRPIAIVDCDELPTKEWFAEQLQGSLERFKFPIEYYQMPEQEQQGIKVSRVGLAAWLFQHRN, from the coding sequence ATGATGCGCCCACAATCTATTCATCACCCGCTCTGGGTACAGTGGGCGCAGAAGAACCCACATCAAACAGCGTTAGTGACTCCTGACTGGGCTTACACTTGGCTGCAAGTCTCAGTGTTAGTGAGTGAGTACCAACAACAGTTATCCCATCAAGGTTTATGTGAAGGTGATGTACTGACGATTGTCGGTAAGAACCAAGCTGAAGTGATTCCAGTGTATCTTGCGGCCTTAAATTTAGGTGTGGTTTGTGCGTTTACCATGCCTCAGCCGAAAGCTCGTTTAACGCAGAAGCTTGAATCCCTTTATGGCCAGCCAGACAGACGTTACCTTTGGCTATTAGATAGCTGTGGGTTAGATCCTTATGATGCTGTTGACCTCAAGACTATATTGGTGACGTTACCTTGCTTGAACGAAGTTAAGGTCGATGGTGATAACAGGCCAGTAGCAACATCGGAAAACCCTAACTTTAATCCTCAATTTTTAGCGAGCATCGTATTCACGTCTGGTTCTACCGGAAACCCGAAAGCGGTGGCGCACACGTTGCAGCAACACTTATGTTCAGCTCAGGGTTTACTCGATGTTTTTTGCTTTGAACAAGCTGACACTTGGCTACTTAGCTTGCCGATGTACCACGTATCGGGATTAGCGATTGTCCATCGTTGGTTAGTTGCTGGTGGCTGTATCAAAATAGGTCAAGGTAAGCTCGAAACCGATATCGAAGGTTGCAGTCATGCCTCTTTAGTGGCTACTCAACTGCATAGGTTATTACAGAGTAAGCAAGCACTTACTTTAACTCATGTGCTTTTAGGTGGTAGTCATATTCCAGAAGTGCTAGGGCTTGAAGCTCAACAAATGGGTATCGAAACTTGGCTTGGATATGGCATGACAGAAGCGGCTTCGACGGTGACCGCGAAGCCCGTCGATGGCACCAAAACGGCAGGCTTTGTTCTCGACCAGCGCCAATTGAAGATTGAAGATCAGCGCATCTATATTGGCGGTAATACACTTGCTTCTGGTTATTACTATCAAGGAGACTTAACGCCTCTGGTGGATGAGCAAGGTTGGTTCGACAGTAAAGACCTCGGTGAATGGGATGGCGAACAAGTGTCGATTATTGGCCGAGCGGATAACCAGTTTATTTCCGGCGGTGAAAACATCCACTGTGAAGAAATTGAGCGAGCACTCAATCAATTACCTGAAGTTAAACAAGCCTTTGTGGTTCCTGTTGAAGACAGTGAATTTGGCTTTAGACCGATTGCGATTGTCGACTGCGATGAACTACCTACCAAAGAGTGGTTTGCAGAACAGTTACAAGGGAGCCTAGAGCGATTCAAATTTCCTATCGAGTATTATCAGATGCCTGAGCAAGAACAGCAGGGGATCAAAGTCTCGAGAGTAGGTTTGGCAGCTTGGTTGTTTCAGCATAGAAACTAA